A region of Rhizorhabdus wittichii RW1 DNA encodes the following proteins:
- a CDS encoding glycosyl transferase, group 1 (PFAM: glycosyl transferase, group 1), which translates to MDDAGTSGRDGRILLVTNVMPPLVGGTPTLYDRLARYAAPRIQVLSAWRDPDLAKPIPGWRESDAGRSYPIRRIPWLRPPRIEHIRRRIGLLDLVAIDLPVMLFVFWAVVFEAIRSRAKAIVVCELHGLGWLAILLSLLTPWRVVIYTHGEEVVQASYNRLARLRGLALRAADVVVTVSSFTRDRLISDFGVSPDRIRLVVNGVDLERFTPGTVSEPFILSVGRLVERKGFDRLIDAFAVVAPEFPAYRLRIAGHGGDEAALKARAAASGAADRIDFLGGVDDDALTDLYRRCTFFIMPNRTLADGDTEGFGLVFLEANACGKAVIGGRAGGVTDAVIDGETGLLVDGYDVADIAGAIRRLLGDEAFRTRLAEGGLAHARAHGWSWVTGNFIDAALGPSSIDGKGEGR; encoded by the coding sequence ATGGACGACGCCGGGACATCGGGCCGCGACGGCCGCATCCTGCTGGTCACCAACGTCATGCCGCCGCTGGTCGGCGGGACGCCGACGCTCTACGACCGCCTCGCCCGCTATGCCGCGCCGCGCATCCAGGTGCTGAGCGCCTGGCGCGACCCCGATCTCGCCAAGCCGATTCCGGGCTGGCGCGAGAGCGACGCCGGCCGATCCTATCCGATCCGGCGCATCCCCTGGCTGCGCCCCCCGCGCATCGAGCATATCCGGCGGCGGATCGGCCTGCTCGACCTGGTCGCGATCGACCTGCCGGTGATGCTGTTCGTGTTCTGGGCGGTGGTGTTCGAGGCGATCCGGTCGCGCGCGAAGGCGATCGTCGTCTGCGAGCTGCACGGGCTCGGCTGGCTCGCCATCCTGCTGTCGCTGCTGACGCCGTGGCGCGTCGTCATCTACACCCATGGCGAGGAGGTGGTGCAGGCGAGCTACAACCGGCTGGCGCGGCTGCGCGGGCTGGCGTTGCGCGCCGCCGACGTGGTGGTGACGGTGTCGAGCTTCACCCGCGACAGGCTGATCAGCGACTTCGGCGTCTCGCCCGATCGCATCCGCCTCGTCGTCAACGGCGTCGACCTCGAACGCTTCACCCCCGGCACCGTCAGCGAGCCGTTCATCCTCAGCGTCGGCCGGCTGGTCGAGCGCAAGGGCTTCGACCGGCTGATCGACGCCTTCGCGGTCGTCGCTCCCGAATTCCCCGCCTACCGGCTCAGGATCGCCGGCCATGGCGGCGACGAGGCCGCGCTCAAGGCGCGCGCGGCGGCGAGCGGGGCGGCCGACCGGATCGATTTCCTCGGCGGGGTCGACGACGACGCGCTGACCGACCTCTATCGGCGCTGCACCTTCTTCATCATGCCGAACCGGACATTGGCGGATGGCGACACCGAGGGCTTCGGGCTGGTCTTCCTCGAGGCCAATGCCTGCGGCAAGGCGGTGATCGGCGGGCGGGCCGGCGGCGTCACCGACGCGGTGATCGACGGCGAGACCGGGCTGCTGGTCGACGGCTACGACGTCGCGGACATCGCCGGCGCGATCCGCCGGCTGCTGGGCGACGAAGCCTTTCGGACGCGGCTGGCCGAGGGCGGGCTCGCCCATGCCCGCGCACATGGCTGGTCATGGGTGACCGGGAATTTCATCGACGCGGCGCTGGGCCCGTCGAGCATCGACGGCAAGGGAGAAGGACGATGA
- a CDS encoding protein of unknown function DUF179 (PFAM: protein of unknown function DUF179), translated as MDAPASLRGQLLLAMPGIGDPRFEKAVIAMCAHDENGALGVGVDRVMPGITLHGLLEQLDVDPGIAPDCDILLGGPVEQRRGFVLHSTDWLGEDSLLVEDRWCLTSTLDVLRAIAEGKGPARWLVALGYAGWGEGQLDGEMRRHGWLATRAEDGLIFDHRPPRRWEAAMRSAGIDPRLLAATSGQA; from the coding sequence ATGGATGCGCCAGCCTCTCTCCGCGGGCAGTTGCTGCTCGCCATGCCCGGCATCGGCGACCCGCGCTTCGAAAAGGCGGTGATCGCGATGTGCGCGCATGACGAGAATGGCGCGCTCGGCGTCGGGGTCGACCGGGTCATGCCCGGCATCACCCTGCACGGGCTGCTCGAACAGCTCGACGTCGATCCCGGCATCGCCCCCGACTGCGACATCCTGCTCGGCGGGCCGGTCGAGCAGCGGCGCGGCTTCGTCCTGCACAGCACCGACTGGCTGGGCGAGGACAGCCTGCTGGTCGAGGACCGCTGGTGCCTGACCTCGACGCTCGACGTGCTGCGCGCCATCGCCGAGGGCAAGGGCCCGGCGCGCTGGCTGGTCGCATTGGGCTATGCCGGCTGGGGCGAAGGCCAGCTCGACGGCGAGATGCGCCGCCACGGCTGGCTCGCGACTCGGGCCGAGGACGGGCTGATCTTCGACCATCGCCCGCCGCGCCGCTGGGAGGCGGCGATGCGCTCGGCGGGGATCGATCCCCGCCTGCTCGCGGCCACCAGCGGCCAGGCCTGA
- a CDS encoding adenosylhomocysteinase (TIGRFAM: adenosylhomocysteinase~PFAM: S-adenosyl-L-homocysteine hydrolase): MATAVASETKDYVVADLGLADFGRAEINIAETEMPGLMALRSEFGASQPLKGARITGSLHMTIQTAVLIETLTALGAQVRWATCNIFSTQDHAAAAIAATGVPVFAVKGESLADYWDYVGSIFDWGDETANIILDDGGDATMFALWGAKLEAGATLGEPQNDEEVEFQRALKAFIAKRPGYLTETVRNLKGVSEETTTGVHRLYEIAKKGELPFPAINVNDSVTKSKFDNLYGCKESLVDAIRRATDVMLAGKIACVAGFGDVGKGSAQSLRNGGARVMVTEVDPICALQAAMEGFEVVTMEEAVTRADIFVTATGNADVITAEHMAAMKPMSIVCNIGHFDSEIQIAALSNYSWTEVKPGTDLVKFPDGKQIIVLAKGRLVNLGCATGHPSFVMSASFTNQTLAQIELWTRGDQYKNEVYVLPKHLDEKVAALHLEKLGVKLTKLSQKQADYIGVSTEGPFKPDHYRY; the protein is encoded by the coding sequence GTGGCCACCGCCGTTGCGAGCGAAACGAAGGACTATGTTGTTGCCGATCTGGGCCTGGCGGATTTCGGCCGCGCCGAGATCAACATCGCCGAGACCGAGATGCCGGGCCTGATGGCGCTGCGCTCCGAGTTCGGCGCGTCGCAGCCGCTGAAGGGTGCGCGGATCACCGGATCGCTGCACATGACGATCCAGACCGCGGTGCTGATCGAGACGCTGACCGCGCTCGGCGCCCAGGTCCGCTGGGCGACCTGCAACATCTTCTCGACCCAGGATCACGCCGCCGCCGCGATCGCCGCGACCGGCGTGCCGGTGTTCGCGGTCAAGGGCGAGAGCCTGGCCGACTACTGGGATTATGTCGGCTCGATCTTCGACTGGGGCGACGAGACCGCGAACATCATCCTCGACGACGGCGGCGATGCCACCATGTTCGCGCTGTGGGGCGCGAAGCTGGAGGCCGGCGCGACGCTGGGCGAGCCGCAGAATGACGAGGAAGTCGAGTTCCAGCGCGCGCTCAAGGCGTTCATCGCCAAGCGCCCCGGCTATCTGACCGAGACCGTCCGCAACCTGAAGGGCGTGTCGGAAGAGACCACCACCGGCGTCCACCGCCTCTACGAGATCGCCAAGAAGGGCGAGCTTCCCTTCCCGGCGATCAACGTCAACGACAGCGTCACCAAGTCGAAGTTCGACAATCTCTACGGCTGCAAGGAATCGCTGGTCGACGCGATCCGCCGCGCGACCGACGTGATGCTGGCCGGCAAGATCGCCTGCGTCGCGGGCTTCGGCGACGTCGGCAAGGGCTCGGCCCAGTCGCTGCGCAACGGCGGCGCCCGCGTGATGGTGACCGAGGTCGATCCGATCTGCGCGCTCCAGGCCGCGATGGAGGGCTTCGAGGTCGTGACGATGGAAGAAGCCGTCACCCGCGCCGACATCTTCGTCACCGCGACCGGCAATGCCGACGTCATCACCGCCGAGCATATGGCGGCGATGAAGCCGATGTCGATCGTCTGCAACATCGGCCACTTCGACAGCGAGATCCAGATCGCCGCGCTCAGCAACTATAGCTGGACCGAGGTCAAGCCGGGCACCGACCTGGTGAAGTTCCCCGACGGCAAGCAGATCATCGTCCTCGCCAAGGGGCGGCTGGTGAACCTCGGCTGCGCCACCGGCCATCCGAGCTTCGTGATGTCGGCGAGCTTCACCAACCAGACCCTCGCCCAGATCGAGCTGTGGACGCGCGGCGACCAGTATAAGAACGAAGTCTATGTCCTGCCCAAGCATCTCGACGAGAAGGTGGCCGCGCTCCACCTCGAGAAGCTCGGCGTCAAGCTGACGAAGCTCAGCCAGAAGCAGGCCGACTATATCGGCGTCTCCACCGAGGGCCCGTTCAAGCCCGACCATTACCGCTACTGA
- a CDS encoding glycosyl transferase, family 2 (PFAM: glycosyl transferase, family 2) — protein MTTQSSERRPAAVTVVIPAYRVGAMLHDAIDSVLAQDRTDWEIVVIDDGDRDAAAHVAPYLADPRIRFLETDNGGPSTARNRAMATVTTPYVALLDGDDVYETDFLSSMIAALEASPRIGFVTSDATFFGADREGELFSAYCPQQLPATLDRVLRREFNIFGLTVMRREAIMGIGGFDTSIISSEDFDGWLRLLEAGWELAYVPRPIVRYRRRANQASRNSGGMLRTALTVTGRARERLAGRPEAKAAEEMCDRIARQIMIDDAFTDLEQGRVKAALAGFDRAGPDLLGPRWRRALRVIRVAPFLAPLLLRLRKHV, from the coding sequence ATGACGACGCAAAGCAGCGAGCGCCGCCCGGCGGCCGTCACCGTGGTGATTCCCGCCTATCGCGTCGGCGCGATGCTGCACGACGCGATCGATTCGGTGCTGGCGCAGGATCGCACCGACTGGGAGATCGTCGTCATCGACGACGGCGACCGGGACGCGGCGGCGCATGTCGCGCCCTATCTGGCCGATCCGCGCATCCGCTTCCTCGAAACCGACAATGGCGGTCCCTCGACGGCGCGCAACCGGGCGATGGCGACGGTGACGACCCCTTATGTCGCGCTGCTCGACGGCGACGACGTCTATGAGACCGATTTCCTCTCCTCGATGATCGCCGCGCTCGAGGCGTCGCCGCGGATCGGCTTCGTCACCAGCGACGCGACCTTCTTCGGCGCCGACCGCGAGGGCGAGCTGTTCTCCGCCTATTGCCCGCAGCAGCTTCCCGCGACGCTCGACCGGGTGCTGCGGCGCGAGTTCAACATCTTCGGCCTGACCGTGATGCGCCGCGAGGCGATCATGGGGATCGGCGGCTTCGACACGAGCATCATCTCGTCGGAGGATTTCGACGGCTGGCTCCGGCTGCTCGAGGCGGGCTGGGAGCTGGCCTATGTGCCCCGGCCGATCGTGCGCTACCGCCGCCGGGCGAACCAGGCGTCGCGCAATTCGGGCGGGATGCTGCGCACCGCGCTGACCGTCACCGGCCGGGCGCGCGAGCGGCTCGCCGGCCGCCCCGAGGCGAAGGCCGCCGAGGAGATGTGCGACCGCATCGCGCGGCAGATCATGATCGACGACGCCTTCACCGACCTCGAGCAGGGGCGGGTGAAGGCGGCGCTGGCGGGCTTCGACCGGGCCGGCCCCGACCTGCTCGGCCCGCGCTGGCGCCGGGCGCTGCGGGTCATCCGGGTCGCGCCCTTCCTCGCGCCGCTGCTGCTCAGGCTGCGCAAGCATGTCTAG